A genome region from Megalobrama amblycephala isolate DHTTF-2021 linkage group LG18, ASM1881202v1, whole genome shotgun sequence includes the following:
- the skp1 gene encoding S-phase kinase-associated protein 1, translated as MPTIKLQSSDGEMFEVDVEIAKQSVTIKTMLEDLGMDDEGDDDPVPLPNVNAAILKKVIQWCTHHKDDPPPPEDDENKEKRTDDIPVWDQEFLKVDQGTLFELILAANYLDIKGLLDVTCKTVANMIKGKTPEEIRKTFNIKNDFTEEEEAQVRKENQWCEEK; from the exons ATGCCGACTATTAAACTGCAGAGCTCTGATGGAGAGATGTTCGAGGTGGATGTTGAGATTGCCAAGCAGTCTGTGACCATCAAAACCATGCTGGAAG ATCTGGGGATGGACGATGAAGGCGATGATGATCCGGTTCCTCTGCCCAATGTGAACGCAGCCATCCTGAAGAAG GTGATTCAGTGGTGCACCCACCATAAAGATGACCCTCCTCCACCTGAAGACGATGAGAATAAAGAGAAAAGAACAGATGACATCCCCGTGTGGGACCAGGAGTTCCTCAAAGTAGACCAGGGCACTCTCTTCGAACTCATTCTG GCTGCAAATTACTTGGACATCAAAGGCTTGCTAGATGTTACTTGCAAGACAGTTGCAAACATGATCAAAGGCAAAACCCCAGAGGAGATCAGAAAGACTTTCAATATCAAAAATGATTTCACAGAGGAAGAGGAAGCCCAG GTACGCAAGGAGAACCAGTGGTGTGAAGAGAAGTGA
- the ppp2cab gene encoding serine/threonine-protein phosphatase 2A catalytic subunit alpha isoform encodes MDEKAFTKELDQWIEQLNECKQLSESQVKSLCEKAKEILTKESNVQEVRCPVTVCGDVHGQFHDLMELFRIGGKSPDTNYLFMGDYVDRGYYSVETVTLLVALKVRYRERITILRGNHESRQITQVYGFYDECLRKYGNANVWKYFTDLFDYLPLTALVDGQIFCLHGGLSPSIDTLDHIRALDRLQEVPHEGPMCDLLWSDPDDRGGWGISPRGAGYTFGQDISETFNHANGLTLVSRAHQLVMEGYNWCHDRNVVTIFSAPNYCYRCGNQAAIMELDDTLKYSFLQFDPAPRRGEPHVTRRTPDYFL; translated from the exons ATGGACGAAAAGGCGTTCACGAAAGAGCTGGATCAGTGGATCGAGCAGCTGAATGAATGCAAACAGCTCTCAGAAAGCCAAGTCAAGAGCCTCTGTGAGAAG GCTAAAGAAATCCTGACCAAGGAGTCTAATGTGCAGGAAGTGAGATGTCCGGTCACTGTGTGTGGAGATGTTCACGGCCAGTTTCATGACCTCATGGAGCTCTTCAGAATCGGAGGAAAGTCACCAGACACGAATTACTTGTTCATGGGAGATTATGTTGACCGAGGCTATTATTCTGTGGAAACAGTCACACTGCTCGTCGCCCTCAAG GTTAGGTACCGTGAACGCATTACGATACTTCGAGGGAACCACGAAAGCAGACAGATCACACAAGTGTACGGCTTTTATGACGAGTGCTTACGAAAATACGGCAATGCTAATGTTTGGAAATACTTCACAGACCTCTTCGATTACCTTCCCCTCACTGCCTTGGTAGATGGTCAG ATATTCTGTCTTCATGGAGGATTGTCACCGTCCATAGACACTCTTGATCACATCAGAGCGCTGGATCGTTTACAGGAAGTTCCTCACGAG GGACCCATGTGTGATTTATTGTGGTCTGATCCGGATGACCGTGGAGGTTGGGGTATTTCTCCCAGAGGTGCAGGCTACACTTTTGGGCAGGACATATCTGAGACATTCAACCATGCAAATGGCCTTACGCTGGTCTCTAGAGCTCACCAGCTAGTGATGGAG GGCTACAACTGGTGCCATGATCGCAATGTGGTAACGATTTTCAGCGCACCCAACTACTGTTACCGGTGTGGTAATCAGGCGGCCATCATGGAGCTCGACGACACCCTGAAGTACTCGTT CCTTCAGTTCGACCCCGCGCCGCGCAGAGGAGAGCCACACGTCACTCGCCGTACCCCCGACTACTTCCTGTGA